CATTACAGGCAAAGGGGTTAACCCATGACAAGGCCTCAGGAACGATTTGTTAAATTGCAGGCGGCAGCAGGACAGAGGCAGCAACAAGTAAGAGTCAGAGAAAGATGCAGGTAGGGACATTCAGCGGACCTTTACAATGCATTATTATGGACATGGTGACGCCAGAAAGCCAACAGTGGGTCAGGTCGGACCAGGTCTGCCCTCCTGGTCTGATGGAGAAAAGACCTGGTCAGAGATGGCCACAGCCTCAAGGACTCAGCACTGGGACAGCAGCAGGGCAGTAGGAAATGTGATGACCTGGAATGAGGCATCTGGGACAGCCTCACCAAAGAGAGCGGCCTCATGCTGTGTCCTAAAGGGTGATGGGGAAAAATAGGGAAGGACATTGCCCACAGATGGAACACCACGTGTAAAGATCTCAGAAAACATTCGTCAAATTGAATGGAGAGATATTTATTCCCCAAATAATGTATTAAACACTTTCTTTGCCCCAGGCACCTTACTAAACATTGAAGACACACCAGTGAATCAAAGTCCCTGTTCTCAGGGACAGGCAATAGACAAACACAAGTAAATGTGGTACACAATGATTTAGAagatggagaaaataaagcaggggTGTAAGCTCTGTAGGTGAGGGGATGCTGGGTAGACAGGGTGGCCAGGTTGTCACTGAGAAGTTGACACAAGAGCAGAGATCTAGAGGAGGGGAGAGAGTGAGTCTTGGTACATCTGCAGAAAGGGCGGCAAAAGTCTTGTGGCCATTATTTGCCTGGGATGTTGAAGGCCAGCCAGGAGCCTGCTGTCACACAATGTCAGTGAGGAGCCTGATGGCGAGGacaggagatgaggtcagagagacATGCAGGGCCTTGTGGCAACTAGGATGACATGAGCAAGGGCAGGAGCTGTTGGCTGGCtcagttttaatattttccctttggATGTTGGAGAACTGTTGGAAGGGGGGCCAGGATGGTCGGGATGGACTGGTTGCAGTCCTTTGAGATGCTTTTGGCAGGCTGCCACAACCACGCTGAAGAAGCTGGCATTTCCTACACTGCAGTCACCGGCCTCTCTGCTCTAAGTGTGCGCAACCCCCACACCCCCAATAATGACTGCCCATGTTATAGTGTTctgaaaattgatttttaaatctcaccccccccccccatttttaaACCTAAGCTTGTCCTAGACAATAGTATCCCCCAAATCACAGTAATGTCTGTATAAGGGGAAAAAAGCACATATATCAGaatgcacacatatacatttatGTGTGTTGTAATTTGCTTAAATATGTGTTCAAACGTTGGATTCCCTAAAATGATTCAGTGTAGGCCAGTGCCTACATTTAGCTTTCCCTATTGGAAGCTGTGTGACCGTGGAAGAGTGAATCATCTCACTTGCCAGGACCTCGGTTTCCCCACTTGTCAACTGGGGAAAACAATAGCACTTCCCTAAAAGTTGTCATGAGGCTTAGGTGAAGTCAGCTCTGAAAAAGGTTTAGCTGGGGATGCTGCTGCTGCCTTTGCTTTTCTGACCTCTGCTACTATGACCTTGTCCTTATTGAGCTACAATGACCTTATTCTTATTGAGCCCAAGGTGTGGTTCTTGCAAAACCCTCATTCTTTTGATATGTAGATACTGAGCACTTGCTAGGTGCCTGGCCCTGTCCTGCATGCTGGGGATTCAtctgtggggaaggggtgtgtGTACAGACTACCCCGTCCATACTGTTGCCAGCTGAATCAAGCTTAGGGAGGGGACAGCAGGCCTGGCCCTTTGTCTTCTGATGCCCTAGTCTTTCTCCATCCACCCCCTTGCCAGGCCCCGAGCATTCCTCTGATTCCGAATACACTCTCTCAGAGCCGGACtctgaagaggaagaagatgaagaggaggaggaggaagagaccaCTGACGATCCTGAGTATGACCCTGGCTACAAGGTGAAGCAGCGCCTGGGGAGTGGCCGTGGTGGCCCATCCCGCCGGGCCCCCCGCGCAGCCCAGCCCCCAGGCCCTCCGGCCCAGCCCTGCCAGCTTTGTGGTCGCCCACCCCTTGGGGAGGCTCTACCAGGCACCCCACCTTGCCGGCTCTGCTGCCCTGCTACAGCCTCCCAGGAAGCGCCAGCCTCTGAAGGCAGGGCCcttggggaggaagaggaggaggcgcCACGGGCTGGGGAGGGGCGACCAGCtgggagggaagaagaggaagaagaggaggaggagggcaccTTCCACTGTACAGAGTGTGAGGATTCCTTCGACAACCTGGGGGAGCTGCATGGACACTTTATGCTGCATGCCCGGGGTGAGGTGTAGGCAGAGCCCCCCGCCCAAGGAGCCTGACAGAAGGGGCAGTTGGGGAGGAGGGAGCTCGGGGAACGGAGGTGGCCGCAGTGGTcaaggggtggggggggtgtcGCCAGTCTGTGTTGTTTTAGCAGTAGATGTGTGAAGGCCAGAATAAAAGCCAGATTCTGTGTGTGTCAGTCCAGCGTGTGCTtggtgtgtgcatgtttgtattTATCCTGCCATCCCGCTGGGCACCTGCTCTGGGGAGCCTTAGAACCATCACTGCCAAGATAATTAATGTTTACCGAGTGCTGCTGTTCATTGTGGCTTCCATGGATTCACTTTGAGACATATGGCACCTGTATCATATAGGCAATCTGCACTAACAAGTAGACCCCCAAATGTAAAGGacccaaaacaacagaaatttctttGTGCACACAATAGTCTGGAGTGGGTGTTTCAGGTTAGCGAGCAGCTCTCCTCCATATGGCCATTTGGGGACCCAGGACATCCCTTAAGCCTGTCATCACCACAGCCAGGGTGCCAAGTTCTGCTGGtagaagagggaaaaaagcatAGAGAGGTACACAGGTTCTCTTACAAACCCCAGACTGAAGTTGCTTCCATTTATATTCCTTTGCTGAGAAAATTAGTCATATGGCCACAGCTAACTGCACGCGAGCCTGGGAAAGGCAGTCTAGCCAAGCGCCCAGAAATCAGAAAGTGGATTTTGGAAGGTAGTTAGTGCTCCCTGCCACACTGCCTAAAAATCTTCACAGAgaactttttaattataattatagctacatttactgagcacttcctGGGTGCCAAGTGCTTTATATATGTTGACTCATGGAAGCTGTGCATCTAGGAACTTACTAAAACAGAACCCTAATTATAATTATAGCTGCTATTTTCCCAGCACTTAGAGATTGCgacattttatttccataagaTCAAGTCCTTAGAATAACTCTGAGGCAGAGATGGtggtttattaattcatttaacaaatactttttgCATACTGCTCTATGTTAAAGTGATGgaatagataaaagaaaatcCTTGTTCTCATGGCGTTaacatgggggaggggtggataCTGGTGGAAACAGATGATAAACAAGTGAGATAGACCATATACCAAAGGTGGTAAATGCTGCAGGGAGAAATAAAGCAGAGAAGGGAGAACAGGGTGCTAGAGGGGGTTGCAATTTTAAGTAGTATAGTTCTCCCTGAGAAGGTGAGCTttgaaaagagatggaaagatgTGAGGGAGGAAGCTGTGCAGATCTATGGGGACAAGCAGTCCAGGCTAGAGGAGGCCAGAGGGGAGGGTCCAGGAGATGAGGTCAGAAGGCTAACTCCTTACAGCCTCCTCAAAACCTTAGCTCCTGCTCTGAGATGGGAAGGACTAATTTGCAGAAGCTTGGCACTGAGGCTCCTTTGCAAAATAGAAGCCTAATTATAATGCTTCTACCATTTCCTGAGCATTACTGTGAGCCAAGGCCTGTTCTAAGGCACTTTACAGGTGTTAACTCCTAGAAGCTTGGCAAATATGAATCTTCAAGAATAGAATAGAACCTGAATTATCCTAATGGCCGTTGTTAATTCAGCACCCAGTGATCAAGGCCCTGGAACAAGTGCTTTAAGTGGACCAGATCTTTATGAATTAGGGATCTGCTTGGGATGTTGGCAGAAGAGTACACAGACCCACAAGGTTAGAGCTGAGGGGATTAGGGGGCAGGAGAGTGGGATGTGGGGGCAGAGGGCTACAAGCCATCATATGAATATTGGCTTCTCTCTTGAATGAGATGGGAAATATGACCTAAAAGCTTGGGCATATGACATTGGAACCCTACACTAAGGGCTTTTGGTGTGCTAGGCCTGTACTAGGTAATATGGGCATAGTCTGAGCCCATTTTTCAACTGCCATGACTGGGAGCCCATAAAAACACTGAGATGCATGTCAGATGTCTCTCGGCTAGAAAGAAGCAGAGCGCAGGTTTGACAGATGCAGGGCATACGTTTTTAGCCACTGAGCCCAGAAATGGCACCACTGGACTTGAAGGAGTGTAGTCCCTACCGAGTTATTGATGATTTTTAATCACATTGGTGACCAACACTTGAAAATGAGATTTCAcatgaaaatgcaaatttctggcttctcttgaaaaatGGTAAGATCTGTATTGCTGAGCCCACAATCTCATGGGGCAGTGGTTGGCTGGAGCTAGGGAGTAGGGGTCCCTCCTTTTCGATGGGGCATTCACTCCTATTTTCTAGTCCCTGCCTTTCCCCAGCATCTCACACCCTGCCTGGCCCCAAGAGTACATTTGCAGTTTTGTCCCTTGTTACAGGACCTTAGACTAAAGCGTGTTTCAAAACCCACACTTCTCATTCGAGAAACTCGGAATACCAGAACCAAACATCAACTCTTTGAACTGAGACCTTCATAACTACTCTAGCTTATCACGGAATCTTTAAACCAAAGCAGAAATTTACAGTTCAttaaatcaactcaaaatgagtTCTGTTTCTCAGAGCAGTATATCTACCTCTTCTTCTGCCCTAAGACAGGGATTTCTAAGCAAAGGAGAGAATTCTCCATCAGCAAGTATTCCTAAGGATCAGAAGAGACATTAGGAATCAGGAGATCTGGGTGTGCTGCCACTGGGTTCTTCAGTGGCCAAAAGGAAGAGGATTTAATACACATTAAAAGGCtggaaagggtgggccacggtggctcagtggcagagatcttgcctgccatgccggagacccgggttcgattcctggtgcctgcccatgtgaaaaaaataaagctggaaGTACAAACATGGAGAAGTGAGGTTATGCAGAAATTTGTGTTTACGAGCAGCAGTTCCCACTCCCAAGCAAAGGAGTATGCTACTCGAACCTCACAGGAACTTGGAGAGCAGGCTACCATGCAACCATATGGGTACCTCTCTGTGGAACGGGTGTAGGGCCTCTTGTCGAGAGTAAACAGATGCTGGAGCCTCAAGTATTGCTGGAGGGTTCCAGCAGAATCCCAGAGCTGTCTGATTCCTTTTCGCCCTCTTCCTGATGTTAGCTCTCCAGGGAATCTGGGAAGCAGTGTGCAGAAAGTCCCAGCATTACAAAGCAGTGTAGAAAGGGGAGTTTGAGGCTGAGAGATCATAGGTAAAGAACAGGTGCGGACAGTAGGTACTTTTTAAACTTCTGGCTAAGCCCCATCCTAGGTGCTGGGGATGGAGCAGTAAGGGAGACTTGTGAATTCTTTGCCCTCAGGAACTTGAAGTCCAGTGTAAAGATGCAGATAATAAACTCATAAACAAAAATGGGATAATTCCAGGCATTACAGAGtgctaggaagaaaataaatcaggGTGAGGGTTGCTAGTGCTGCTTTAGCTAAGCAGATTGAGGACAGCCTCTGAGGGGGTGTATATGTGTTGAGATTTGAGTAATGAGGAGGCTGCCTTGCAATGTTCCAAAGTAAGCTTTCCGGGCAGAGGGAGCAGAAAGTGCAAAGACCTTGAGGAAGGAGCCAGCCTGGCATGTGTGGCTAGAGTGTGGTGAAGGAGAAAGAGCAGAGGGAGATAACGTTGCTTAAAGGGCTGGGGGCTGATCAGTGTTAAATTTTGGAGCCTCGACTAGGTCTCTGAGTCTTGTTTATGGGATTTCACGGAGGGTTTTAAATGAAGTGAGGCAAGTCGATTTACAATTACACAATGGGAGGAAATCTGAAGGTGGGCAGTAGTTGTAGCAGAGGGAAGTTAGGCGATGAGGGCTCCTGCTGAGGTTATAATAGATGTAGTTAAATTCAGGATTTTAGAAGCAGATGCCACGTCATTTCATTGAAGGTCGTGGCAAAGGTGGGGGGGGTGCTGTACTGCAGGGGTCATGGTTACCCATTCTACGTTTGAAACTTCCATTTGTCATCTAAGTAATATGGCTCTGGGGAGAAATCTAATGTTTGAACTGAAAATAGAATTGGAAGGCACCAGTGATGCTAACTAAAGTCTTGGGAATCTCTGACATCTTGGGAGTGTAGAGAGCATAAGAAGTCGAGGGTGTACTTGGGGAGGCTGTTGTCTATCTCAAGAGAGCCTTAGATTTGAGATAAGGGAAGCCATGCTAAGACATCTAGGTTGGTAATTTGTGGGCTTTTACCAGGTGCCAGAGGAAATGTTTAGCTTAGCTGATGTTGACATTTGGGAAAAAGCAATGGCCATCTGAGTCCAAGCCTGTTTTTCCTTAAGTCCCCCCAGCAAAGAAATCATCTAGCCCTGTCCCCAGTCCTACCCACATACACACATAGCCTGTGAGAAACTCTGTTTCCTAGGGCAGGAACCCCTACTTCCAGATTCAGAGTAGGTTTTATGTCTATTAGTTAGGCAAGAGGatggcaaactttttttttttttttggtaaaaggcCAGGTAGAaactattttaggctttgtggactTTAAAGTTGGTCTCTGTTGCACCTGCTCAGCTCTGCTCTTGTATGTAGCTCTGGACACTACATAAGTAACTGAGCATgacatgttccaataaaactggaaatatttGCAAGACCATGCAGTAGCAGAATTTAGCTGTAGTTTGCAGACCCCTTGCTTAATCTGTAAATTCTGCTGCATGTGACAGAGTCCCCACACAATGGTGGCTAAAACAAGataaaggtttatttctcacATAGCATGAAAATAGTTTGTACTAGGGCTGGTGTGGCAGCTCTGTTCCATGAAGTCATCTAGAGACCTAGGCTCCTGCTGTCTTGCTGTCCTCATGATCCAAGATGGCTCACCACCATGTCCACTTCCCAAAGCTTGAGGACACTTCCCAgaaattatacataccacactCTGTGTCCCACTGGCCAGATTTCAATCACATGGCCATATCTAGCTCCAAGGGAATGTGAGAAGTGTCGGGTTTTTTTAAGCTGCCATCTGCCTAGCTAAAAACTGGAGCTCTCAGCCTCCACCATCCATCTGAATTGAACAGAAACATCTGTCAATTCAATAGAGCCTATGATGACTGTATGCAGGGCATCAACCCTGTTTCCAGGGGCAGGGCAGGTAATACAAGGGAATAAAACTGGCCAGGTGGAGCTCCTCACCTGTCTGGTAGCTTCTGCCCTGCCCCTGCTATAAGTCTAGAGTTGGGCCTTTCAGGAGAGCTCAAAAACAGGAGCTTAAAAGGATATCTCCAAGTATTTGCAACATTGACCAAATAAAACACGAAACAGAAGGTATCTTTGATTCTAAACCAGTTTCCCACAGGGCCAGGCCAGCCCTGCCCTGAGCTCCCACCTCCCTCCTTATGTTCTCTGGGATTCCTGCTCAAAAGCCAAAGCTCCCTGTTTAGATGTTTTAATTTAGAACTTTTCTGTTTTTAGATACTATTCTgttagtttattcattttatgCCACCTCACctacacatataaaaatattccatgccTAGAATAGTATGCAAAATTATTCAAATGGTACATAAATTATGAGAGGGATTGATGCCATCCAATGGGGTGGCCCCTCCTTGAGAAGGAAGAGCCAGAGACTCAGCTTGCAGCCCCCGTGTGACTCAGAGTCCAGCTTCCTGCTCTGCTGCCCCAGCCCCAAAGGCCCAAGTTGCTCTGCATTAGAAACACTGCAGTCTTGCAAGTCAGCCACACCTCATCTTCCCTGTAGCCCATTAAAGCACAAATGCAGTGCCCTTTGCTCCAAAAGCCCATGGCACACATCTGGGAAGCATGAAAGGTTATTATATAATCTGCAGCAAGCTGGGATTTAAAGCTATTTAATTGGAATGAGGGGAATACAAATAACATTTTTGATTGAAAACAAAAGATCTCACTGTTAGGCTGATTTCACTCTTTCCCTAAAGGTCTCCATATTCTCCAAAGACTGAAGCCCCAAATGAATATCTTTCGGGTCCTATTTATCAGAAGCCCTTTGCCTTCCTGGGGAGGGAAGCAAATCTCTCCAAGGCCCCCAGAGCTCCCCTCGGGCGTGCTGGATGTAGTGGTGGTGCAGCCTGGCTTCCCAGACAAAGTCCTGACCACACTCGGTGCAGGCAAAGGGGCCAGAAGCTGTGCGGGCCTCGTGGGCCTGGCGATGCCGCCTCAGAGAAGAGGCCCACCCAAAAGTCTTGCCACAGTCAGGACAGGGGAAGGGGGGCTGGGGAGTCGTGGGTGCAGTCGGTGGGGAGGACCTGGTGGCGGGACCATGGTTGCGCTGATGGACGATCAGGGCcttggaggaggggaaggagcgGGAGCAGATGAAGCAGATGAAAAGGGCCCCCTGCAGCTTCTGGGCCACAAAGTCCGCTGGGTGCTCCCGCTTCATGTGTCGCTCCTGGAACTTGGAATCGATGAAGGTGATGAGGCAGTGCGTACACTGCAGGGCCCCTGGATGGCCTGAAGGATGGGGAAAATGTCAGGAGAAGCCAGCAGGAGGCTCCAGGACCTCTCCTGATCCCCGAAATCAGGCCAACAATAGCACCAAGTACTCACTCTAGGCCAGGCTCTATGCCTGTGCTGGACAGAGTTATGAGGGAACTATTATTAaacctgttttatagatgagcagACTGAGGCTCAAAAAGTGAAGCAACATCCAGTAGAGCCAGGATGGAACCCAGGGAGTGATGGGCAGCAGCAGTGTGGTGGTAGAGGCCAATCTCCACAGCCAGTCTACCTGGGattgaatcctggctccatcaCTTCCTAGACATTGGTTCCCCCCTCTGgaaaaagaggtaataacagtatcacctcatagggttgttgggaGGGATAAATGGGTTATTTTCTTTCAAGTACCTGGAAAATATATATGTGCTATACAGCGGTCTGCAGTTATTACTACTGAGAAAAGCAGCCTGACATCCCAGAGCTGGTCTGGAACCCATAGCTAAGTCTCAGTGTTCTGTTGAACATATACAATTTCAACAGAACATGAACATCAGACAAGACCATGCAGAGACCTTGAAGAATCAAGACAAAAAACGAGACCATGCTAAAGTCATGTCTGAACACAACAAAAACATGAATCTTGTCCAAATCACAAAAATGACCCAAGATCCCCCTATCCCGGCTAATGGGAGTGACTGCTGCTGCTTTAACAATCACAGCTTCAGCCTCACTTTGTTCCTTCTTCCCAGATAAGATGTATTAAGATGTCTAATCAGAGAATGGCCCCTGCTTTCTGACAGCATccaatccacaacaaaactctgCTTCCTTGAACCCTCCCCAAACCTGCCTAACACAAACCCTAATCCTATAGTAAGTCCTTTTTTATACCCTCTGAGACCACCCACAGCTCCCCCTGGTGTGTGTTCTCCCTTGCGGTATTCAACTACAGGTGTGTTCCTGGTGGGTGGTCTTGGGCTGGAGGGCACTGACATTACTGCTCTCATGCTTATTAATCCTtaatctctctctgcctcagttctctcatctgtaaagtgataATACCAATTTCATTAGGTTTGTTTGGAGGACTTAATGAGATAGTGTTAAACTCAGAGTGCTGTCTGGCACATAAGTATTCAGTAGAAGTGCTTGCTATTAAGTCAAACGGCTATCGTTGTTAACATccaactttctctttttctgcagCAAATTCCCCCCAACAGCTCTGTGAGATGGGTAACGGCAGCTCCTTTTGACAGCTAGGGTAATGGAGGCCCAATCACACAGCAAGTCCAGGACAGAGTTGTGGCCAGAACCTCAGGCCTTCTCTCTCAATCTGCCCTTTCCCATCTATATCTCCCACCCCATGCCTGTCCTGGATGTTAACGTCTGCCTCTGAACCACATCCCATTCCTGTTTCTGTGGCAGGAGCAGGGTGGGTGTACCTGAGGGTAgtgagggtggggagaggcagtTCCTGTTAGGCAGTTCAGGGAGGGACCACATCCCACACAGCCTTGAACACTGAAATGCTGTAGAGATCCTTTTAGCATCAGTTCCTGTTCCCCACCCTCTCTGGCTAGAAGTACTCACAGATGTCACCTCCCGGGCTGCGGGAACTCCTCTCTTTTGACGAGTCCTGTTGCTCCATGGTCTTTTGTGGGTGCAGGTCCTCCATGGAGACTTGAGACTCCTCTAGTCGATAGAGGAGTATGAATGACAGAATAGTAAATCAAGTGAGGCAGCTCATCTGTCATCAGCCTCAGTCAGAGGGCCCGCTAATCCTGTGACCTCTGACCGCAACAGAGACTCTCCATGCCAACCTTTGACCCCCAT
The genomic region above belongs to Tamandua tetradactyla isolate mTamTet1 chromosome 16, mTamTet1.pri, whole genome shotgun sequence and contains:
- the ZNF428 gene encoding zinc finger protein 428; its protein translation is MTETREPAETGGYASLEEDDEDLSPGPEHSSDSEYTLSEPDSEEEEDEEEEEEETTDDPEYDPGYKVKQRLGSGRGGPSRRAPRAAQPPGPPAQPCQLCGRPPLGEALPGTPPCRLCCPATASQEAPASEGRALGEEEEEAPRAGEGRPAGREEEEEEEEEGTFHCTECEDSFDNLGELHGHFMLHARGEV
- the ZNF576 gene encoding zinc finger protein 576 isoform X2, encoding MEDLHPQKTMEQQDSSKERSSRSPGGDICHPGALQCTHCLITFIDSKFQERHMKREHPADFVAQKLQGALFICFICSRSFPSSKALIVHQRNHGPATRSSPPTAPTTPQPPFPCPDCGKTFGWASSLRRHRQAHEARTASGPFACTECGQDFVWEARLHHHYIQHARGELWGPWRDLLPSPGRQRASDK
- the ZNF576 gene encoding zinc finger protein 576 isoform X1 produces the protein MQDVIGHTEESQVSMEDLHPQKTMEQQDSSKERSSRSPGGDICHPGALQCTHCLITFIDSKFQERHMKREHPADFVAQKLQGALFICFICSRSFPSSKALIVHQRNHGPATRSSPPTAPTTPQPPFPCPDCGKTFGWASSLRRHRQAHEARTASGPFACTECGQDFVWEARLHHHYIQHARGELWGPWRDLLPSPGRQRASDK